A section of the Pochonia chlamydosporia 170 chromosome 2, whole genome shotgun sequence genome encodes:
- a CDS encoding tryptophanyl-tRNA synthetase (similar to Aspergillus terreus NIH2624 XP_001216832.1): MAAAHEPVDQVPADGAASPEAKSSKQDINPWSVSGEVGEDGKVKAIDYNKLISEFGTNKIDEVLLQRWEKVTGSKPHRFMRRGIFFSHRDLNLILDRYEKNEPFFLYTGRGPSSDSMHIGHTQVFDFVKWLQETLDVPLIIMLTDDEKYLFSEKRTVEEVMGYTRTNAMDIIAAGFDPKKTFIFSDFEYVGGAFYKNIVRFSKRVTYNTAKAIFGFDGSSNIGKIHFASIQGATSFASSFPHIFGNDEKKTSSIPCLIPCAIDQDPYFRLTRDAAQGLKFAKPALIHMRFLDALQGPGSKMSASDDNSAIFLSDTAKQIKNKINKYAFSGGRETLEEHREKGGNADVDVAYQYLTFFMEDDAELKRLKEEYGSGKLLTGELKAICIEYLQKYVAVFQDRRSKVTDAVVDEFMSVRPLEWKGNPRVPRPDLVVPVTKAADGTKSAGDAAGTGELSKNAQKKVLKEQQLAAKKAEKERAKAAAAAAAAAGEGGA, encoded by the exons ATGGCAGCTGCACACGAGCCCGTTGACCAAGTTCCTGCTGATGGGGCTGCTTCACCAGAAGCCAAGTCCTCCAAGCAGGATATCAATCCCTGGTCGGTATctggtgaggttggtgaggatggcaaggtcaaggccaTTGACTATAACAAGCTCATTTCTGAGtttggcaccaacaagattgacgaAGTGCTGCTTCAACGCTGGGAGAAGGTCACTGGAAGTAAGCCCCATCGATTTATGCGCCgtggcatcttcttcagccatCGCGACTTGAACTTGATCCTGGACCGTTACGAAAAG AATGAGCCGTTCTTCCTGTATACTGGTCGTGGGCCAAGCAGTGACAGCATGCACATTGGACACACCCAGGTGTTTGACTTTGTAAA GTGGTTACAAGAGACGCTGGACGTCCCTTTGATCATCATGTTAACGGATG ACGAGAAGTATCTCTTTTCCGAGAAGCGAACTGTGGAAGAAGTCATGGGTTACACTAGAACCAATGCCATGGACATCATTGCTGCTGGATTTGACCCCAAGAAGACATTCATCTTCTCCGACTTTGAATATGTCGGAGGCGCATTCTACAAGAACATTGTTCGTTTCTCAAAGAGAGTCACATACAACACTGCCAAGGCTATTTTTGGCTTTGATGGCAG CTccaacattggcaagattCACTTTGCCAGTATCCAAGGCGCAACATCCTTCGCCTCCTCTTTCCCCCACATCTTTGGCAACGACGAAAAGAAGACAAGCTCGATACCCTGCCTGATCCCCTGCGCTATCGACCAGGACCCGTACTTCCGATTGACGAGAGACGCTGCGCAGGGTCTCAAGTTTGCCAAGCCGGCGTTGATTCATATGCGATTCCTGGACGCTTTGCAGGGTCCTGGGTCAAAAATGTCGGCCAGTGATGACAACTCTGCCATTTTCCTCAGTGATACCGCTAAACAAATCAAGAACAAGATTAACAA GTATGCATTCTCTGGTGGTCGTGAGACCCTCGAGGAGCATCGCGAAAAGGGCGGAAATGCCGACGTTGATGTTGCATACCAATACCTTACTTTCTTCATGGAGGATGATGCA GAACTCAAGAGACTCAAGGAGGAATATGGCAGCGGCAAGTTGCTCACCGGCGAG CTGAAAGCGATTTGCATCGAATATCTCCAAAAATACGTCGCCGTCTTCCAAGACCGACGATCAAAAGTCACCGACGCCGTTGTGGACGAATTCATGTCGGTTCGCCCGCTGGAGTGGAAGGGCAACCCACGAGTTCCTCGCCCAGACCTCGTCGTGCCAGTCACCAAGGCAGCAGACGGTACCAAATCTGCCGGAGACGCAGCTGGTACCGGTGAGCTGAGCAAGAACGCACAGAAGAAGGTCCTCAAGGAGCAGCAACTagcagccaagaaggccgagaAGGAAAGGGCcaaggcagctgcagcggcagcggcagcggcgggAGAAGGCGGAGCATAA
- a CDS encoding 40S ribosomal protein S18 (similar to Metarhizium acridum CQMa 102 XP_007812475.1): MSLVSGEKTNFQFILRLLNTNVDGKQKVMYALTKIKGVGRRYSNLVCKKADVDLNKRAGELTSEELERIVTIIQNPTQYKIPTWFLNRQRDIVDGKDSQILANGVDSKLRDDLERLKKIRAHRGLRHYWGLRVRGQHTKTTGRRGRTVGVSKKKGG, encoded by the exons ATGTCGCTCGTTTCGGGAGAGAAGACGAACTTCCAGTTC ATCTTGCGTCTTCTGAATACCAATGTTGACGGCAAGCAAAAGGTTATGTACGCCTTGACCAAGATCAAGGGTGTCGGTCGCCGATACTCCAACTTGGTCTGCAAGAAGGCCGATGTTGACCTGAACAAGCG TGCCGGTGAACTCACCTCCGAAGAGCTGGAGCGAATTGTCACCATCATCCAGAACCCTACCCAGTACAAGATCCCGACCTGGTTCCTCAACAGACAGCGCGACATTGTCGACGGCAAGGACTCGCAGATTTTGGCCAACGGCGTCGACTCCAAGCTCCGTGATGATTTGGAGCGCTTGAAGAAGATCCGCGCCCACCGTGGTCTTCGTCACTACTGGGGTCTCCGTGTGCGTGGCCAGCACACCAAGACGACTGGTCGTCGTGGCCGAACTGTCGGTgtctccaagaagaagggtggTTAA
- a CDS encoding sucrose transporter (similar to Neosartorya fischeri NRRL 181 XP_001266016.1): MAGTMGQGTEERKARMEPEPPMPSLSRGQQAVSGSGLGRVSPTARLADEVNENSPLLSSNESDSGDAVRSTRAPRPAADETQETKGLWYMVMLTISIAGLQLAWAVELSNGSPYLLSLGLSKSLMALVWIAGPLTGTLVVPYVGVVSDNCRSRWGKRRPFMIGGTIATIIGLLFLAWTREIVGGILGIFGADPKSEGVKVVTIIAAVIGIYVLDIAINTVQAAIRAFIVDCAPAHQQEEANSMASRVTGIGNIAGYIAGYVNLPTYLWFLGSNQFKILCAVASIGLAITIALSTAVIHERDPRADGSRIKKTPNIVSFVFNIVKSIKRLPPQTKRVCEVQFCAWVGFFPLLFYTSSYIGEIYIQPFLEENPNMTPEELDVLYEQATRIGTFALLVNAIVSLLTNVFLPFFIAPTFDSQPVSFNDHTGQLATAKTTGLPRRSYLDCLRIPGFTLKRAWLGSLLLFAISMFCTVLVRSTGAATVLIGLAGITWAMTLWAPWAIISAEISRRDVVARAKKLQNMAPYGHNAPDAPSSSGNSQEMDAELAEEEEEVDQAGVILGIHNMAIAVPQIIATLGSSVVFKFLQKPRGTPGDHSFAIVMALGGVFVLGSCIFAMRIQDDPKATEAAVVDEARGALLADEAAEN, encoded by the coding sequence ATGGCTGGTACGATGGGTCAAGGCACAGAGGAAAGGAAAGCTAGGATGGAACCTGAGCCGCCGATGCCATCCCTCTCCCGGGGACAACAGGCCGTCTCTGGCTCTGGACTCGGCCGAGTATCGCCCACCGCTCGCCTGGCCGACGAAGTCAATGAAAACTCGCCTCTACTCAGCAGCAATGAATCAGACTCTGGCGATGCAGTTAGATCAACAAGAGCTCCAAGGCCGGCGGCCGACGAAACCCAAGAAACCAAAGGACTATGGTACATGGTCATGCTCACAATCAGCATTGCTGGCCTTCAGCTGGCATGGGCAGTTGAACTGTCCAACGGCTCACCGTATTTACTCTCTCTTGGACTAAGCAAGTCACTCATGGCGTTGGTATGGATTGCTGGCCCGTTGACGGGCACACTCGTTGTACCGTACGTTGGCGTGGTGAGTGACAACTGCCGTTCGAGATGGGGGAAGCGTCGACCATTCATGATAGGTGGCACCATCGCGACAATCATTGGGCTTTTGTTTCTTGCCTGGACGCGAGAAATTGTCGGGGGTATATTGGGAATATTCGGCGCGGACCCGAAGTCGGAAGGAGTAAAAgtcgtcaccatcatcgCTGCCGTGATTGGCATATACGTGCTAGACATTGCTATCAATACCGTCCAAGCAGCGATCCGCGCCTTCATCGTGGACTGTGCACCGGcacatcaacaagaagaggcaaaTTCCATGGCGAGTCGTGTTACTGGCATCGGAAACATTGCGGGCTACATAGCCGGATACGTCAATCTACCCACGTACTTATGGTTTCTCGGTAGCAACCAGTTCAAGATTCTTTGCGCCGTTGCTAGTATCGGCTTGGCAATTACGATTGCGTTGAGTACGGCCGTTATTCACGAGAGGGATCCTCGAGCGGATGGATCCCGCATAAAGAAGACACCAAACATTGTCtccttcgtcttcaacattgtcaagtcgATTAAGCGCTTGCCACCACAGACGAAACGAGTTTGCGAAGTCCAGTTTTGCGCTTGGGTCGGATTCTTCCCATTGTTGTTTTATACGTCTTCTTACATTGGAGAGATTTATATTCAACCGTTTTTGGAAGAGAACCCCAATATGACACCGGAAGAGCTCGATGTGCTATATGAGCAAGCCACTCGCATAGGGACATTTGCGTTACTGGTAAACGCCATTGTCAGCTTACTCACAAACGTATTCCTACCATTCTTTATTGCACCAACATTCGACAGTCAACCGGTTTCCTTTAACGACCACACTGGCCAGCTCGCCACGGCCAAGACAACTGGATTGCCTCGGCGGTCATATCTGGACTGTTTGAGAATCCCAGGCTTCACCCTAAAACGGGCCTGGCTCGGATCATTGTTGCTGTTCgccatttcaatgttctgtACAGTGCTCGTGCGTTCCACTGGCGCCGCCACGGTGCTGATAGGACTGGCTGGTATCACTTGGGCCATGACTCTCTGGGCTCCCTGGGCCATCATCAGTGCTGAGATTAGTCGACGCGATGTCGTTGCTCGGGCCAAGAAGCTTCAAAACATGGCGCCTTATGGGCACAATGCGCCAGATGCGCCATCGTCCAGTGGAAATTCGCAAGAAATGGACGCTGAATtggccgaggaagaagaagaggtgGACCAGGCCGGCGTGATTCTGGGTATTCATAACATGGCCATTGCAGTTCCCCAAATCATCGCCACTCTGGGATCAAGCGTCGTGTTTAAATTCCTACAAAAACCACGGGGGACACCAGGTGATCATAGTTTTGCCATTGTCATGGCTCTGGGAGGTGTATTTGTGCTCGGGTCTTGCATTTTCGCCATGAGAATTCAAGACGACCCGAAAGCGACAGaggcggctgttgttgaCGAGGCCCGGGGCGCGTTGCTGGCTGATGAAGCCGCAGAGAATTAG